Proteins found in one Microbacterium sp. LWS13-1.2 genomic segment:
- a CDS encoding dihydrofolate reductase family protein, with amino-acid sequence MGKVVCSASMSLDGFVAHEDNDPGRLFDWYEAGDVEVVTASEPSAFHLTPTSADYWREWVGQIGCLVVGRLLFNITDGWKGEHPLGVPFVVLTHAAPTDWAHAHTGNAHFVTDGIEAAIARAQEIAGDRTVALAAGTIAGQALGAGLVDEVAVDLVPVVLGSGHRYFADVDPAAVRLGDPTTIIPSTRVTHLVFPVEKSPAAG; translated from the coding sequence ATGGGAAAGGTCGTCTGCTCCGCCTCCATGTCGCTCGACGGCTTCGTCGCGCACGAGGACAACGACCCCGGGCGCCTGTTCGACTGGTACGAAGCCGGAGACGTCGAGGTCGTCACCGCGAGCGAACCCTCGGCGTTCCACCTCACCCCGACGAGCGCTGACTACTGGCGTGAGTGGGTCGGTCAGATCGGCTGTCTCGTCGTCGGACGGCTGCTGTTCAACATCACCGACGGCTGGAAGGGGGAGCATCCGCTCGGCGTGCCGTTCGTCGTGCTGACGCACGCGGCGCCGACGGACTGGGCCCACGCCCACACCGGCAACGCCCACTTCGTGACCGATGGCATCGAGGCCGCGATCGCCCGGGCGCAGGAGATCGCCGGGGACCGCACGGTTGCGCTCGCGGCCGGAACCATCGCCGGTCAAGCGCTGGGTGCCGGACTGGTCGACGAGGTCGCCGTCGACCTCGTGCCCGTCGTCCTCGGCAGCGGCCACCGCTACTTCGCCGACGTCGACCCGGCCGCCGTGCGGCTCGGCGACCCCACGACGATCATCCCGAGCACGCGCGTCACGCACCTGGTGTTCCCCGTCGAGAAGAGCCCCGCCGCAGGGTGA
- a CDS encoding metalloregulator ArsR/SmtB family transcription factor, translating to MDDHELDRAFVALGDPVRRAMIARLSRGPATVGELAEPFPITMQAVSRHIKVLEDARLVTRSRDAQRRPVHLEAAALEQLTAWIDRYRLDAERAYRRLDAVLAAASTVPASPPSRTPRTTDTKKEKES from the coding sequence ATGGATGATCACGAGCTCGATCGGGCGTTCGTCGCACTGGGAGACCCCGTGCGCCGGGCGATGATCGCACGCCTGAGCCGGGGCCCTGCCACGGTGGGCGAGCTGGCCGAGCCGTTCCCGATCACCATGCAGGCCGTCTCGCGCCACATCAAGGTGCTCGAAGACGCGCGCCTCGTCACCAGGTCTCGGGATGCGCAGCGCCGCCCGGTGCATCTCGAGGCGGCCGCCCTGGAGCAGCTCACGGCATGGATCGACCGCTACCGGCTCGACGCCGAGCGCGCCTACCGGCGGCTCGACGCGGTGCTGGCCGCCGCGAGCACCGTCCCCGCGTCACCCCCCTCACGAACCCCTCGCACGACCGATACGAAGAAGGAGAAGGAATCATGA
- a CDS encoding ATP-dependent DNA ligase has product MPYEIPAPMLAKSVPDVPDAAKVPGGLSYEPKWDGFRALISWDGENVEIGSRGAKPLTRYFPELVEAFARVLPEPCLLDGEIVVPVDRDGRRRLDWESLSQRIHPAASRVNMLAEQTPAMFIAFDLLAVGDRDLQSEPFATRRETLVELLRDVPDPVHITRTTDDPDLARRWLAEFEGAGLDGVVAKPLDQPYAPGKRTMFKIKHARTADVVALGYRIHKSGEGVGSLLVGLYGEDGTLYPVGGVAAWSNARRLELIDELAPLVERDADGEALRGEGEKSRFQAGRADSSFVRLRPERVLEVRYDQLEGWRFRHTVQFERWRPDRDPRSCTYEQLEVIAAYDLADVLV; this is encoded by the coding sequence ATGCCGTACGAGATCCCCGCGCCGATGCTCGCGAAGTCCGTGCCCGACGTCCCCGATGCGGCGAAGGTGCCGGGCGGCCTGAGTTACGAGCCCAAGTGGGACGGATTCCGCGCCCTGATCTCATGGGACGGGGAGAACGTCGAGATCGGCTCGCGCGGGGCGAAGCCGCTGACGCGGTACTTCCCCGAGCTCGTCGAGGCGTTCGCCCGGGTTCTTCCCGAGCCGTGTCTGCTGGACGGCGAGATCGTCGTGCCGGTCGACCGCGACGGTCGGCGCCGGCTCGACTGGGAGTCGCTGTCGCAGCGCATCCACCCGGCGGCATCCCGCGTCAACATGCTCGCCGAGCAGACGCCGGCGATGTTCATCGCGTTCGACCTGCTCGCCGTCGGCGACCGCGATCTGCAGAGCGAGCCGTTCGCGACCCGACGCGAGACCCTCGTAGAGTTGCTGCGCGATGTGCCCGATCCGGTCCACATCACACGCACGACCGACGACCCCGACCTCGCGCGGCGCTGGCTCGCCGAGTTCGAGGGGGCAGGGCTCGACGGCGTCGTCGCCAAGCCCCTCGACCAGCCGTACGCACCGGGCAAGCGCACGATGTTCAAGATCAAGCACGCGCGCACGGCCGACGTCGTCGCCCTCGGCTACCGGATCCACAAGTCCGGAGAGGGCGTCGGTTCACTCCTGGTCGGCCTCTACGGCGAAGACGGCACGCTCTATCCCGTCGGCGGCGTCGCCGCCTGGAGCAACGCGCGCCGCCTCGAGCTCATCGACGAACTGGCTCCGCTGGTCGAGCGCGATGCCGACGGCGAGGCACTGCGCGGCGAGGGTGAGAAGTCGCGCTTCCAGGCCGGCCGCGCCGACTCGTCGTTCGTGCGACTGCGCCCCGAGCGCGTGCTCGAAGTGCGCTACGACCAGCTCGAGGGGTGGCGCTTCCGCCACACGGTGCAGTTCGAGCGCTGGCGCCCCGACCGCGACCCTCGCTCCTGCACCTACGAGCAGCTCGAGGTCATCGCCGCCTACGATCTGGCCGACGTCCTGGTCTGA
- the ligD gene encoding non-homologous end-joining DNA ligase, which produces MASERITLTVPGPDGDREVGISNPRRVIWPELGITKQELAEYLIAVSGPFLAANGDRPVSLERFPEGVDGERFYSKNPPKGAPAFVEAQTVTYNSGRRHPQIILTEIAAAVWAVQMNTIVFHPWASLTANTDNPVELRIDLDPQPGTDFANAAAVAPALRDVLAEAGLTAFLKTSGNRGIHVFCPIEPEWEFLDVRHAVIAAGRELERRLPDRVTMNWWKEERGERIFIDFNQANRDRTMAGAYSPRALPAATVSTPLTWDELEAGVDPTAFTVRTVPQRLAEVGDPWADLLAKPGRIDTLLEWWQRDLDNGLGELPFPPDFPKMPGEPPRVQPSRINPENWPKDE; this is translated from the coding sequence ATGGCGTCGGAGCGCATCACCCTCACCGTGCCCGGTCCGGACGGCGATCGCGAGGTGGGGATCTCTAATCCCCGCCGCGTGATCTGGCCCGAGCTGGGAATCACCAAGCAGGAGCTGGCCGAGTACCTGATCGCCGTGAGCGGCCCGTTCCTCGCAGCGAACGGCGACCGGCCGGTGTCGCTCGAGCGCTTCCCCGAGGGGGTCGACGGCGAGCGGTTCTACTCCAAGAACCCGCCGAAGGGCGCGCCCGCCTTCGTCGAAGCCCAGACGGTCACCTACAACAGCGGGCGCCGGCATCCGCAGATCATCCTCACCGAGATCGCCGCGGCGGTGTGGGCCGTCCAGATGAACACCATCGTGTTCCACCCCTGGGCGTCGCTGACGGCGAACACCGACAACCCCGTCGAGCTGCGGATCGACCTCGATCCGCAGCCGGGCACGGATTTCGCGAATGCCGCCGCCGTCGCACCCGCACTGCGCGACGTGCTCGCCGAAGCGGGTCTCACGGCGTTCCTCAAGACGAGCGGCAACCGCGGCATCCACGTGTTCTGTCCGATCGAGCCCGAGTGGGAGTTCCTCGACGTGCGGCACGCCGTCATCGCCGCCGGGCGCGAGCTGGAGCGGCGTCTCCCCGACAGGGTGACGATGAACTGGTGGAAGGAAGAGCGCGGCGAGCGTATCTTCATCGACTTCAACCAGGCGAACCGCGACCGGACGATGGCGGGTGCCTACAGCCCGCGGGCGCTGCCCGCCGCCACCGTGTCGACGCCGCTCACGTGGGACGAGCTCGAGGCAGGCGTCGACCCGACCGCGTTCACGGTGCGGACCGTGCCGCAGCGCCTCGCCGAGGTCGGCGACCCGTGGGCGGACCTGCTGGCGAAGCCCGGACGCATCGACACGCTGCTCGAGTGGTGGCAACGCGATCTCGACAACGGACTGGGCGAGCTGCCCTTTCCGCCGGACTTCCCGAAGATGCCGGGTGAGCCGCCGCGCGTTCAGCCGAGCCGCATCAACCCCGAGAACTGGCCGAAGGATGAGTGA
- a CDS encoding SRPBCC family protein has translation MSNPLIIEAVPGTSYADITREFDAPVEALFRAHADPELFRQWIGPGEERTEISHWDFRTGGGYRFVQRDGNGEYAFRGVFHTIRENELIIQTFEYEGWPDEVSIDAIRFEALEGGRSRIVDHSVFSSVEALEAMQSEGMERGMREGYEKLDELLAGES, from the coding sequence ATGAGCAACCCGCTCATCATCGAAGCCGTTCCCGGCACCTCGTACGCCGACATCACGCGCGAATTCGACGCGCCGGTCGAGGCCCTGTTCCGTGCCCACGCCGATCCGGAGCTGTTCCGGCAGTGGATCGGGCCGGGCGAGGAGCGCACCGAGATCTCGCACTGGGACTTCCGCACCGGCGGCGGCTACCGCTTCGTCCAGCGCGACGGCAACGGCGAGTACGCCTTCCGCGGGGTGTTCCACACCATCCGCGAGAACGAGCTGATCATCCAGACGTTCGAGTACGAGGGCTGGCCCGACGAGGTCAGCATCGACGCCATCCGCTTCGAGGCGCTCGAGGGCGGCCGCTCGCGGATCGTCGACCACAGCGTGTTCTCGAGCGTCGAGGCGCTCGAGGCCATGCAGTCCGAGGGCATGGAGCGCGGCATGCGTGAAGGCTACGAGAAGCTCGACGAGCTGCTGGCCGGGGAGAGCTGA
- a CDS encoding SseB family protein — translation MALFSRRPKKPAEQSTPSPEPSPADAAAVDGADVSTPAADADTDAAANVSISVSSFGGLGASPAAPQPAAPREPAESDQPMPSGPRPRLGTRGWMRTAPEQTETVPGLRDNVLLRAALGRVGDAPASQALLDVARQLLQGHVFLRVKGDARTLLAEGKGLPLAVANSGERTFALVFSSGAALQASLKADGDTDTSAMGQPVLTVLRHVFASSYDGIIIDPASSPSRAVLPKELLQRAVDQADPQLTVKTLLAAERTPEVGGKVAEALTRVPLWVAVGTAEGGVPGLAEGRDADGARYLEVYSHPLEVAVMGRGDNAAPITSAQLSRALRGDAAITGVVVDPAGPWIRLTRDDLAPVLALTD, via the coding sequence ATGGCCTTGTTCTCGCGCCGTCCGAAGAAGCCCGCCGAGCAGTCGACGCCCTCGCCCGAGCCGTCGCCGGCCGATGCGGCGGCGGTCGACGGCGCCGATGTGAGCACGCCCGCAGCGGACGCGGACACGGATGCCGCGGCGAACGTGTCGATCTCGGTCTCATCGTTCGGCGGTCTCGGCGCGAGCCCCGCTGCCCCGCAGCCCGCCGCACCCCGGGAGCCGGCCGAGAGCGACCAGCCGATGCCGTCCGGCCCGCGTCCGCGGCTCGGCACCCGCGGGTGGATGCGGACCGCGCCGGAGCAGACCGAGACCGTGCCCGGTCTTCGCGACAACGTCCTGCTGCGCGCCGCTCTCGGACGCGTCGGCGATGCGCCGGCCTCGCAGGCGCTGCTGGATGTCGCGCGGCAGCTGCTGCAGGGGCACGTCTTCCTCCGGGTCAAGGGAGACGCGCGCACGCTTCTCGCCGAGGGCAAGGGACTGCCGCTCGCGGTCGCGAACTCGGGCGAGCGCACCTTCGCGCTCGTGTTCTCGAGCGGCGCCGCGCTGCAGGCGAGCCTCAAGGCCGATGGCGACACCGACACGTCGGCCATGGGTCAGCCGGTGCTGACGGTGCTGCGGCACGTCTTCGCGAGCTCGTACGACGGGATCATCATCGACCCCGCCTCGTCGCCGTCGCGCGCCGTGCTGCCGAAGGAGCTGCTGCAGCGCGCCGTCGATCAGGCCGACCCGCAGCTCACCGTCAAGACGCTGCTCGCCGCCGAGCGCACGCCGGAGGTCGGCGGCAAGGTGGCGGAGGCTCTCACGCGCGTGCCGCTGTGGGTCGCTGTCGGCACGGCGGAAGGCGGAGTGCCGGGCCTCGCCGAGGGCCGCGACGCCGACGGCGCGCGGTACCTCGAGGTCTACTCGCACCCGCTCGAGGTCGCCGTCATGGGCCGCGGCGACAACGCCGCGCCGATCACCTCCGCCCAACTCTCGCGGGCGCTGCGCGGTGACGCAGCCATCACCGGCGTCGTCGTGGACCCCGCGGGTCCGTGGATCCGCCTCACCCGCGATGACCTCGCCCCGGTGCTCGCCCTGACCGACTGA
- a CDS encoding GNAT family N-acetyltransferase, translated as MLPTARRRDPQRAGAGGRRAAGAAGLVDRVTARLLETRWLMRMPIPLYRAGLGWILGERLVMIEHLGRVSHEPRFVVVEVVERKRNAIRVASGFGEHAQWYRNLRANGVAYLSTGRARRVRAQVRLLDRADSETVLRRYAAAHPEAWQHLHGAMDYAAGGDAHIPVVEFAPPTGPPPTGRVAEVLPRATARLRFRQMTPADLDAMSGLLGDPDVMRFYPAPKTREQAAAWIAWNQRNYAEHGYGLWIIETHAGDFVGDCGLTWQEVNGVRKLEVGYHVTATWQRTGCATEAATACRDFAREHVGARELVAIIHPDNRASERVAEKIGMHRVEDHLAASGSRRIVLSMTL; from the coding sequence GTGCTTCCCACTGCTCGCCGGCGGGATCCGCAGCGTGCCGGCGCGGGCGGGCGCCGGGCCGCCGGCGCTGCGGGTCTGGTCGACCGCGTCACGGCGCGCCTCCTCGAGACGCGATGGCTGATGCGGATGCCGATCCCGCTGTACCGCGCGGGACTCGGGTGGATCTTGGGTGAGCGCCTGGTCATGATCGAGCACCTCGGACGCGTGTCGCACGAGCCGCGCTTCGTCGTAGTGGAGGTCGTCGAACGGAAGCGGAACGCCATCCGTGTGGCCTCGGGCTTCGGCGAGCACGCCCAGTGGTATCGCAACCTCCGGGCGAACGGCGTCGCCTATCTCAGCACCGGACGCGCCCGTCGGGTACGGGCGCAGGTGCGCCTGCTCGACCGTGCGGACTCCGAGACGGTGCTGCGCCGGTACGCGGCCGCGCACCCCGAGGCGTGGCAGCACCTGCACGGGGCGATGGACTACGCGGCGGGCGGCGACGCCCACATCCCCGTGGTGGAGTTCGCGCCGCCGACCGGGCCGCCGCCGACCGGGCGGGTCGCTGAGGTGCTTCCCCGAGCTACGGCGAGACTCCGCTTCCGTCAGATGACGCCGGCGGACCTCGACGCGATGTCGGGTCTGTTGGGTGATCCCGACGTCATGCGGTTCTACCCCGCGCCGAAGACCCGCGAACAAGCGGCGGCGTGGATCGCATGGAACCAGCGGAACTATGCCGAACACGGCTACGGGCTCTGGATCATCGAGACGCATGCGGGCGACTTCGTCGGAGACTGCGGCCTGACGTGGCAGGAGGTCAACGGAGTCAGGAAGCTCGAGGTGGGTTACCACGTCACCGCGACCTGGCAACGTACCGGGTGCGCGACCGAGGCGGCGACGGCGTGTCGCGACTTCGCACGCGAACACGTCGGCGCGCGGGAACTCGTCGCCATCATCCACCCGGACAATCGCGCCTCCGAGCGTGTGGCCGAGAAGATCGGGATGCACCGGGTCGAAGACCACCTCGCCGCAAGCGGTTCACGCCGGATCGTCCTGAGCATGACCCTTTGA